In a genomic window of Cyanobacteriota bacterium:
- a CDS encoding glycosyltransferase family 2 protein, which produces MTIESSTTDSSLQNSKYDVSIFIPVYNEEENIKLLDDKIKAALDGHDITYEVIYVDDGSSDKSFEVLKSIAQGNEHIKVLKFRRNFGQTAAMSAGIDAASGRVLIPMDSDLQNDPNDIPNLLAKINEGYDVVSGWRKDRKDTFINRTLPSMIANKLISWLSGVNLHDYGCTLKAYRSEVIKDIRLYGELHRFIPICASWVGAKVTEIPVQHHERQFGESKYGINRTFKVVLDLMLMKFLTDYITKPIYVFGGIAFISILLSFASFVAAIALKFTNHIQLDGTPLPLLGAMFFTVGVQIFMMGILADLVMRTYYESQNKRTYSLEEALNLHD; this is translated from the coding sequence ATGACTATTGAAAGCTCAACGACAGATTCTAGCTTGCAAAACAGCAAGTATGACGTATCAATTTTTATCCCCGTCTATAATGAAGAAGAGAACATCAAATTGCTTGACGACAAAATCAAAGCAGCCCTGGATGGTCACGATATCACCTATGAGGTTATTTATGTAGATGATGGTAGTTCAGACAAAAGTTTTGAAGTACTTAAATCAATTGCTCAGGGTAACGAGCATATCAAAGTACTCAAATTTAGACGCAACTTTGGTCAAACTGCAGCAATGTCTGCCGGGATTGATGCAGCGAGTGGCAGAGTCTTAATTCCAATGGACTCAGATCTGCAAAATGATCCAAACGATATACCAAACCTACTTGCAAAAATAAACGAGGGTTACGACGTAGTTAGTGGTTGGCGCAAAGACCGCAAAGATACTTTTATCAACCGTACGCTTCCTTCAATGATTGCAAATAAACTAATTTCTTGGCTTTCAGGTGTGAACTTACACGATTATGGTTGCACTCTCAAAGCCTATCGTTCAGAAGTAATAAAAGATATTCGACTTTATGGAGAGCTACATAGATTTATTCCAATTTGCGCAAGCTGGGTTGGAGCCAAAGTTACAGAGATCCCAGTCCAGCACCATGAAAGACAATTTGGTGAGTCGAAGTACGGCATCAATAGAACCTTTAAAGTAGTTCTTGATTTAATGCTCATGAAATTTTTAACTGATTACATCACTAAACCAATTTATGTTTTTGGTGGGATCGCCTTTATTTCAATCTTGCTTTCTTTTGCAAGCTTTGTTGCGGCTATCGCACTTAAGTTCACCAATCATATACAACTAGATGGAACGCCACTACCTTTACTTGGGGCAATGTTCTTTACAGTTGGCGTGCAGATCTTTATGATGGGCATCCTGGCTGATTTAGTGATGCGCACTTACTATGAATCACAAAATAAAAGAACTTACTCACTAGAGGAAGCTTTAAACCTGCATGATTAA